Proteins from one Niallia circulans genomic window:
- a CDS encoding SGNH/GDSL hydrolase family protein, giving the protein MKTLIVTVLALILAAVLVIGNIHWNTKSLEQASTPAVTNSGTNTDHEPEIDKDFYLELAEKWPENAKEQLKDKLNSHKTFKIVLLGSNSIGSDNLGLNDKLKEALSEKYEKHIELESIVYENTTTDYVLDHESEKLVDLKPDMVIFEPFLLNDNNVVAIPDTISNISSIIEETTVALPEVTFILQPPNQIYDANLYPMQVAALQEYAADQNLTYLNHWEVWPAGNDITVNDYLNADARPNDSGFKLWSDYLSEYLISK; this is encoded by the coding sequence ATGAAAACTTTAATAGTCACCGTTCTTGCTTTAATACTTGCAGCTGTTCTTGTAATTGGTAATATTCATTGGAATACCAAAAGTCTTGAACAAGCTTCTACTCCAGCTGTCACCAATTCAGGAACTAATACAGACCATGAGCCTGAAATAGACAAGGATTTTTATTTGGAGCTTGCTGAAAAATGGCCTGAGAATGCTAAGGAGCAATTAAAAGACAAATTAAACAGCCATAAAACATTTAAAATTGTCCTGCTTGGCTCTAATTCAATCGGCAGTGATAATTTAGGTCTGAATGATAAGTTAAAAGAAGCTCTCTCTGAGAAATACGAAAAACATATAGAATTAGAAAGTATTGTTTATGAAAACACAACAACTGATTATGTACTTGATCATGAAAGTGAAAAACTAGTTGATTTAAAACCTGATATGGTTATTTTTGAACCGTTTCTGTTAAATGATAATAATGTCGTCGCAATCCCTGACACTATATCAAACATTTCCTCCATTATAGAGGAAACGACTGTGGCTCTACCTGAGGTTACGTTTATTCTACAACCGCCAAATCAAATATATGATGCAAATCTATATCCTATGCAAGTCGCTGCATTGCAAGAATATGCAGCTGATCAAAACCTTACATATTTAAATCATTGGGAAGTTTGGCCAGCAGGTAATGATATTACAGTAAACGATTATTTGAATGCTGATGCACGACCTAATGACTCTGGATTTAAGCTTTGGAGCGATTATCTCTCTGAGTATCTTATTTCTAAATAG